The Bacteroidota bacterium DNA window CCCTTCGGATCCCAACGAGCCCTGCGGCCCCAACGTTTGGCATGAGGTCTGCGCAGGCAACGTCCCCGCGGACCGCCGGTTTGTCATGACCACCGGGCCCTTTACGCTCAAGCGCGGCCGCGTGCAGGAGATCGTCTTCGGCACCGTCTGGGCTCAGGGCCTGAACCGACTGGCCTCTGTTACGGCTCTGAAGAGCGCCGACGCCAAGGCCCAAGCGGCCTTTGATGTGAACTTCGAGCTCCCTTCCGGGCCCGCAACGCCGCGCGTCGAGGTCGCCCAACTGCCCAATCAGGTGGTGCTCTCTTGGGATGACCGGGCCGTCAGCTACCGGGCGGGCAACTACCGCTTTGAGGGCTATATGATCTATCAGTACCGCACGCCCTCTACCACCGCAGAGCGCAAGCTCCTGGCCACATATGACATCAAAAACGACATCACGGTCGTCTTTGATGACGTTTTCGATGAACGCTACGGTGTTGAGGTGAACGTGCCAGTGGCTTTTGGTTCGGATTCGGGGCTTAAGTTCTCCATCACGATCGATAAGGACGCTTTCACCGGTGGGCCTTTGATTAACGGCAAGGACTATTACTTTGCCGTTGTAGCCTACGCAGTCGACCCACAGGGCGCTCCGGGGCTTCGGCTGCTCACAAGCCCGCTTTCCGCCTCCGAGATCATCACGGTTCGGCCCACATACGTGGGCAGTTTGGGAGGAGGGCTCATGACCAGGGCCCAATACGGCTCCAAAGCCCCGGTCGTGCAGACCACGGGGAAGAGCGACGCTACGATCATCCCAGCCGTGATCAATCCACTTAAGATCAAGGCGAACACTTACCAGATCACCTTCCGGGATGCGGGTCGAGATGAGCATGGGCAACAAATCCTCAAGTGGTCGGTCCGTAACAAGAACACCGGACAGGTGCTCAAAACAGATCTGCCGCTAAGCCCGCAGCCTGTGGTGTTGCTCGATGAGGGTCTAGAGCTCATCGTCGACGGTCCTCCGCCGGGCATAAAGCGGGAGGATATGTTCTCCACCGAGGATGAGTCTAAGTGGGGCTGGAAGGTTATCTCCGGGACCCGGCGTTTCACCTGGGCGGGCGGGCAAAACGAGGAATTTGAGGGCTTCCAACATGCCCTCACCGGACTGTGGGATCCCTACTCCTATTTCGGCTTCGGTCCGCGGGCCGTGCCCCCCACCCAGCTGCGGGATGTGGAGCTGCGCCTGGCGCGCACGGATGTAAACGGCAACGTCTTGGACGCCAACGATCCCAACTGGTCCTTGGGATATCGATACCTGCGTGCGGCCACGGCCGCACCGGCCAGGCCCGAATTTGCCCCTTATATCATCAACCGCACCGGTGGGTACGCGTTTCAGGTCTTTGAGCGCAACGTGCCGCTCTCGGCTTGGGACGTAACGGATCCTAATAATCCAAGACGACTGGCCGTAGGCTTCCTGGAGAACAACGTCTCCGGTGGTCTAGTGGACGGCAAGTACTGGCCCGGGCCCACGGACACAGACAACTGGGCGGCCAGCGGTCCGCGGGAGTGGCTGTTTATCTTCACCAAGCCTTATAGCGAGAGCCGAGATCCGGAGCTAGCGGGCAACCTGCTTACCCAGCCCCTGCCGGTCATGTACTGGGCCTCTTGGAACCGCCGGGGGAACGTGGCCTTTTCGCCTAACCGAACCGGAGAGGACCGCTTCGGCATCTATCCCAACAAGGTGATCGCCCCCACGGACGTATACGAGTTCTCCCTGGCTGCGTTGGCACCGATGAAATCCGACAGCGCCCTCTCGGCCGCGCTGGACCAAATCCGGGCCGTGCCGAACCCGTATTATGGGGCGAGCGCTTATGAGATCCGCAACGTCACGGACGTGATCCGCTTCACAAACCTACCGGAGCGCGCTGTGCTGCGCATTTTCACCATAGCCGGCACGCTGGTGCGGACGTTGGTTAAGGATAATCCGAACAGCACGACGCTGGATTGGGACCTGCAAAACGAGCAGGGCCTGCCGGTGGCCTCGGGGATGTACATCGTGCACGTGGAATTTCCGGATTATCCCCAGCAGAAGCCCCGGATCCTGAAGGTGGCCATCTTGAAGAAGATCCTCCAGCTGTCCGACTTCTAAGCGCGAAGGAGACCAGGCCATGACGCGATACATGCTCGCGCTCAGCCTTTTGGGGGCGCTCTTGGTGAACGCCCCCGCGCAGGCGGGCGATCGCAACCGCCGCGGCGGAGCAGGAGCTCAAGAGCTGCTCATCCCCTTCGGAGCCCGCACCTACGCTTTAGGCGGGGCTGTGACGGCGAACATGACCGGCATAGAGGCCCTTTTCACGAACCCAGCTGGATTGGCCTACACGGGCGGCACGGAGGCCATGTTCAGCCGCGTGCAGTACGTGGCCGATATCGGGCTAAACTACCTGGGGGTAGCCCAAACGTTCGGCTATAATACCCTGGGCCTAAGCGTGCAGGCTTTAACCTTCGGGGACATTCCCATTACGACCGAAGACCAGCCCGAAGGAACAGGCTCAACGTTCAACCCCACCTTTATTACGGTGGGCTTTTCGTACGCTAGGATCTTCACCGATCGCATCGCCGGGGGCGTGACGATCAAACTGATCAACGAGTCCATCGACCGTGTCTCGGCCTCCGGCGTGGCCGCCGACCTGGGCGTGCAGTATGTGGTTGGGGAGACAGGCCTGCGCTTCGGCGTGGCCCTTAAAAACATCGGTCCCGCCATGCGATTCGATGGGGATGGGTTTATCCGCTTTGTCAACCTGCCCGAACAACGGCCAGATGCTACGACGAACGGACTGAAAATGAACCCGGCCTCTTTTGAGCTGCCCAGCTTGATGAACGTGGGGGTCTCCTACCGGCGCAACATAGCCGGCGGGGCGGCTCTGATAGCCATGGGGAACTTCCGATCCAATTCCTTTACGGAAGATGAATTTCAGGGCGGTCTGGAGTTCAGTCTGCGCGATCTGCTTTATCTACGCGGGGCCTATGCCTGGCAACAGACGCGCGAAGACACTTGGTACAACGGGCTCAACTTCGGAGCCGGGCTAAACCTTAAGCTCGCCTCCACCAACCTGAGCGTGGACTATAGCTACACCGGCACCCGCTACGCCGGGCTGGGGGCCGTGCAGACGATCAGTTTGCGCTTGAAGCTGTAAGCCAATCGCTTGGATGTGCTCCGGGGCGCGGCCCGGATCGGGCCGCGCCCCGTGTTTTTTGCTTCTGTGCCCTCCGAGGCGTATCATGCAGCGGGCATGAGAAGGAGTGTGACGGCGATGCGCATATGGACCGTATCGGGGCTCGCGTGGACTTTGTTCGCTTTGGGCTCACCGCTTGTTGCTCAACCGCCGATTCGGGCTGAACTGGACCTGGCTGTCTTCCGGTACGATTCCACGCAAGCTTACGTGGAGCTCTACACGGGTGTAGAGGCGGCCTCTATGCGTTTTCTGCCCCGATCCGACGGACCCGGCTTCTGGGCTCGCCTGGAGTTCGAGCTTGAGGTGCTCAAGAGCGCTGAGCGCGTCCTGCACGACCAATGGCGTCTGCAGGTGCCCATCGATAGCCTCGGGCAAGTACGGGCTGGCCAGCAAGTGATCGATGTGTATCGGTTTCTGCTCCCGCCCGGCGCGTATCAGCTGCGCCTGCTGGTGCGCGACGAATCGGACCCTGTCGATCGCCGGCAACTGCTGGAACGCGACCTCTTGGTGC harbors:
- a CDS encoding PorV/PorQ family protein, whose product is MTRYMLALSLLGALLVNAPAQAGDRNRRGGAGAQELLIPFGARTYALGGAVTANMTGIEALFTNPAGLAYTGGTEAMFSRVQYVADIGLNYLGVAQTFGYNTLGLSVQALTFGDIPITTEDQPEGTGSTFNPTFITVGFSYARIFTDRIAGGVTIKLINESIDRVSASGVAADLGVQYVVGETGLRFGVALKNIGPAMRFDGDGFIRFVNLPEQRPDATTNGLKMNPASFELPSLMNVGVSYRRNIAGGAALIAMGNFRSNSFTEDEFQGGLEFSLRDLLYLRGAYAWQQTREDTWYNGLNFGAGLNLKLASTNLSVDYSYTGTRYAGLGAVQTISLRLKL